A region of Nostoc sp. 'Peltigera membranacea cyanobiont' N6 DNA encodes the following proteins:
- a CDS encoding (2Fe-2S)-binding protein gives MKENSLAPITSNSLCQELKIFGSEEVDLSLNINNISYSLKLEPRVTLLDALREKLGLMGTKKACDRGECGACTILVNGRRINSCMTLAVMHINAEITTIEGLAQDGKLHPMQTAFITHDAFQCGYCTSGQIVSAVGMILEELPKSEAEIREKMSGNLCRCGAYPNIIAAIRDVLEEMEDAAI, from the coding sequence ATGAAAGAAAATTCCTTAGCTCCAATAACTTCAAACTCTCTTTGCCAAGAATTGAAAATATTCGGTTCAGAGGAAGTAGACTTATCGCTGAATATCAATAATATCTCCTATTCGCTAAAGCTAGAGCCTCGTGTCACTTTACTTGATGCACTCCGGGAAAAGCTAGGTTTGATGGGCACTAAAAAAGCTTGCGATCGCGGTGAATGTGGTGCATGTACTATTCTAGTTAATGGTCGGCGAATTAACTCCTGTATGACTTTAGCAGTAATGCACATCAATGCTGAAATTACCACAATTGAGGGATTAGCCCAAGATGGCAAACTCCACCCCATGCAAACAGCCTTTATTACCCATGATGCTTTTCAATGTGGATACTGTACATCGGGTCAAATTGTATCAGCCGTAGGGATGATATTAGAAGAATTGCCAAAATCTGAGGCAGAAATTCGAGAAAAGATGAGTGGAAACCTTTGCCGTTGTGGAGCATACCCAAATATTATTGCGGCGATTCGAGATGTACTAGAGGAAATGGAAGATGCAGCCATTTAG
- a CDS encoding DUF6174 domain-containing protein: MRLPIITSAISAALLLSIGLNFSAISQTPVETAKSPANNNLNLRRSKFNRHLWNQAKISNYRYTFSNGCFCIPDARGPVVIEVRNGQTTSITSVATGKPVNPQYFEKYKTIPKLFNVIQDAINRNAFSLNLGYSPKLGYPTKIDIDYDSQIADEEIFLTIENFQEIK, from the coding sequence ATGCGTCTACCTATCATTACAAGTGCAATAAGTGCAGCCCTGTTGCTATCTATAGGTCTGAATTTTTCAGCCATCTCTCAAACTCCCGTAGAGACAGCAAAATCTCCAGCGAATAATAACTTGAATTTAAGACGATCAAAATTTAATCGGCATTTATGGAATCAGGCAAAAATATCTAACTATCGCTATACGTTTAGTAACGGTTGCTTTTGTATACCAGATGCTAGAGGGCCAGTTGTGATTGAAGTCCGTAATGGTCAAACCACTTCAATCACTTCTGTAGCCACAGGTAAACCAGTTAATCCGCAATATTTTGAAAAATATAAAACAATTCCCAAGCTTTTTAATGTGATTCAAGATGCTATTAACCGGAACGCATTCAGCCTGAATCTAGGATATAGTCCTAAACTCGGCTATCCAACCAAAATTGATATCGATTACGACAGTCAAATAGCTGATGAAGAAATCTTTCTGACAATTGAAAATTTTCAGGAAATTAAATAG
- a CDS encoding FAD binding domain-containing protein, protein MQPFSYAKVTSQDAAIATVEQDKTAAFIAGGTDLLGLMKDGVQAANILIDINSLPLADIESQTHGIRIGAISRMSDVAFHPKIQECYPVISQALLQSASPQLRNMATVGGNLLQRVRCGYFRDPVFPCNKRTPGLGCAAITGYNRMHAIFGASEHCIAVHPSDLAVALTALDAMICIQGAEKARQISIHDFYLLPGETPEKETLLQPGELIVAIEIPNSAYKSYYLKVRDRASYEFALVSVAVALDVEQDTIKSARIAFGGVAPKPWRARDAEEFLKGKAINEASFTAAGEAAVKEAKPQTHNEFKIELVKRALVRALSVVTEKL, encoded by the coding sequence ATGCAGCCATTTAGTTATGCTAAAGTTACTTCCCAAGATGCAGCGATCGCTACAGTTGAACAAGACAAAACGGCTGCATTTATCGCTGGGGGTACAGATTTACTAGGATTGATGAAAGATGGAGTTCAAGCAGCGAATATATTAATTGATATTAATAGTTTGCCCCTCGCAGATATTGAATCTCAAACTCATGGAATCCGCATTGGTGCAATCTCTCGAATGAGTGATGTGGCTTTTCATCCCAAAATTCAGGAGTGTTATCCAGTAATTAGCCAAGCATTGTTACAAAGTGCTTCACCCCAACTGCGAAATATGGCAACAGTGGGCGGTAATTTATTGCAACGAGTCCGTTGTGGCTACTTTCGCGATCCGGTTTTTCCTTGTAATAAACGCACCCCAGGTTTAGGTTGTGCCGCAATTACAGGCTACAATCGAATGCACGCTATTTTCGGGGCGAGCGAACATTGTATTGCCGTTCACCCTTCCGATTTAGCTGTGGCGCTGACGGCATTAGATGCGATGATTTGCATCCAAGGCGCAGAAAAAGCCCGTCAAATTTCAATTCACGATTTTTATCTCTTACCAGGTGAGACACCAGAAAAAGAAACTCTATTACAGCCTGGAGAGTTAATTGTTGCCATTGAAATTCCAAATTCTGCATATAAATCCTATTATTTAAAAGTTAGGGATCGAGCTTCCTACGAATTTGCTCTCGTTTCTGTAGCTGTTGCTTTAGACGTAGAACAAGACACAATTAAATCAGCACGCATCGCTTTTGGGGGAGTAGCACCCAAACCTTGGCGGGCAAGGGATGCTGAGGAATTTCTCAAAGGCAAAGCAATTAACGAAGCTAGTTTTACAGCCGCAGGAGAAGCAGCCGTTAAAGAAGCGAAACCACAAACCCACAATGAATTCAAAATTGAATTAGTCAAACGCGCTTTGGTACGTGCGCTTTCAGTTGTGACAGAAAAATTATGA
- a CDS encoding xanthine dehydrogenase family protein molybdopterin-binding subunit: MNKIIGKPLDRVDGKLKVTGEAPYTADVPIENLTYGVIFQSAIANGKIIQIDTSAAAAVPGVVDIITYQQTPSLVKIPFFSPPQPQPTEKDDNIYYDGQHLGIVIAQTLEQAETAASLVKIIYEEAPATVTVAHAEIFEPESIFFGMMPGKITRGDVESGKAQADVLVEQIYTTPMEHHNPLEPSATIAIWEGDNLTLYETTQGISATQKAIASVLNIPQENVRVISKYLGGGFGCKALLRSHTILAAIGSRQVKRPVKVVLTRSQMYTACGYRSPTQQQLTLGATKEGKLTVINHIGTSLTSLFDDFVEPVGTATTMMYACPNLEIKYRLARINAGTPTFMRGPGEATGMFALESAMDELAYTLNIDPIELRLKNHADIDPHKGLPWSSKSLKECYQKGGEIFGWFQRNPIPRSMRDGYFLIGWGMASATFPTNVGTASVKVEIFASGEVRVQSGTQDIGTGTYTVMTQVAAEVLGLPVQFELGDSNFPKAPITGNSITVASVSPAVQKAAIAIRDQIIQMAIGDPNSLLYGSQAKDIGVESGQIFLKPDPSKQDSYTEILHRNQLESLQVTEETSPSPESKQYAKHSFGAIFVEVAVDELLGEIKVRRCVGVYDAGRILNFKTARSQVLGGITWGISMALMEKTVMDTNQGRIVGANLSDYLIPVHADIPNMEVQFVEEPDPYVNALGTKSLGELPIVGVAAAISNAVYHATGKRIRDLPITPDKLL, translated from the coding sequence ATGAATAAAATTATCGGTAAACCACTCGATCGCGTTGATGGCAAACTCAAAGTTACTGGAGAAGCACCGTATACAGCCGATGTTCCCATAGAGAATTTAACTTATGGAGTGATTTTTCAAAGCGCGATCGCAAACGGTAAAATTATCCAAATAGACACATCCGCCGCCGCCGCCGTTCCAGGTGTGGTAGATATCATTACTTACCAACAAACTCCATCTCTGGTAAAAATCCCCTTCTTTTCGCCTCCACAACCTCAGCCAACCGAAAAAGACGATAATATTTACTACGATGGTCAACATCTGGGGATTGTAATAGCTCAAACTTTAGAACAAGCCGAAACCGCCGCTTCCCTAGTTAAAATTATCTACGAAGAAGCCCCGGCAACAGTCACAGTGGCACACGCCGAGATATTTGAACCCGAATCAATATTTTTTGGCATGATGCCAGGTAAAATCACCAGAGGGGATGTTGAATCTGGGAAAGCTCAAGCAGATGTTCTGGTAGAGCAAATTTATACCACGCCAATGGAACATCATAATCCCCTTGAGCCTTCTGCAACGATCGCCATCTGGGAAGGGGATAATTTGACGCTGTATGAAACTACTCAAGGCATTTCAGCAACCCAAAAAGCGATCGCATCTGTTCTGAATATTCCTCAAGAAAATGTCCGCGTCATTTCCAAATATTTAGGCGGAGGATTTGGTTGTAAGGCGTTGTTGCGATCGCACACTATTTTAGCTGCGATCGGATCTCGTCAAGTAAAACGCCCAGTGAAAGTTGTGCTAACGCGATCGCAAATGTACACTGCTTGCGGCTATCGATCCCCAACTCAGCAGCAGCTAACGCTAGGTGCAACCAAGGAAGGTAAACTAACCGTTATTAATCACATTGGCACATCCTTAACATCGCTATTTGATGACTTTGTAGAACCAGTTGGTACAGCAACAACAATGATGTACGCCTGTCCAAATCTGGAAATTAAATACCGTTTAGCCCGCATCAATGCCGGCACACCAACCTTTATGCGTGGGCCAGGAGAAGCCACAGGGATGTTTGCCCTAGAGTCAGCAATGGATGAACTAGCATACACCTTAAATATTGACCCAATTGAACTAAGACTAAAAAATCATGCAGATATCGATCCCCACAAAGGATTACCTTGGTCTAGTAAATCTCTAAAAGAATGTTACCAAAAGGGGGGAGAAATTTTTGGTTGGTTCCAACGCAACCCAATTCCCCGTTCCATGCGAGATGGTTATTTCTTGATTGGTTGGGGAATGGCTAGTGCGACATTTCCCACTAATGTTGGAACTGCATCTGTCAAAGTAGAAATTTTTGCTAGTGGAGAGGTGCGGGTGCAAAGTGGAACCCAAGATATAGGTACAGGTACTTATACAGTGATGACGCAGGTAGCTGCTGAGGTATTAGGTTTACCAGTGCAGTTTGAACTAGGTGATAGCAATTTTCCCAAAGCGCCGATTACGGGTAACTCAATTACAGTTGCTAGTGTTTCCCCGGCGGTACAAAAAGCAGCGATCGCAATCCGCGATCAAATAATCCAAATGGCGATCGGAGATCCAAATTCTCTACTTTATGGATCTCAGGCAAAAGATATTGGCGTTGAGTCAGGGCAAATATTTTTAAAACCCGATCCTTCCAAACAAGACAGTTACACCGAGATTCTGCACCGTAACCAATTAGAGAGTTTACAAGTCACAGAAGAAACCTCACCCAGCCCAGAGAGTAAACAATACGCCAAACACTCATTTGGTGCAATCTTTGTGGAAGTAGCTGTCGATGAATTGTTGGGGGAAATCAAAGTCAGACGTTGCGTAGGCGTTTATGATGCAGGGCGAATTCTCAACTTCAAGACAGCACGGAGTCAGGTTTTGGGTGGGATTACATGGGGAATCAGTATGGCGTTGATGGAGAAAACTGTAATGGATACAAATCAGGGAAGAATAGTTGGTGCTAACCTTTCCGATTACCTAATTCCGGTTCATGCAGATATCCCAAATATGGAAGTGCAATTTGTTGAGGAACCCGATCCTTATGTAAATGCTCTAGGGACGAAAAGCCTAGGGGAACTTCCAATTGTTGGGGTAGCAGCAGCTATATCTAATGCAGTTTATCATGCTACAGGTAAACGGATTCGTGATTTACCAATTACACCAGACAAGTTGCTGTGA
- a CDS encoding FAD-dependent oxidoreductase — protein MNTKPTQKLSKPIVEKVAIVGAGPGGLAAAIALRSQGIDVQVYEKAQEFRPAGTGLGLAPNGLSSLDAIAPGIVETLKGSGCEVHHTVLKNIQGETIRANATKYLEQYGQPLLTIWWYRLQQVLASRLPSDIIHLNHHCIGFEQDENSVEIHFDGEKSIYADLLIGADGVNSVIRETLFGEGKPNYIGSMCWRAVIKYHHELFNDYELVFVKGNQQFMYLLNVGGGYTSWISRKFSPEYSLSHSADEVKSRILSELADWDESFQVVVQATPAEQIWEGPICDRPPLTHWSQGRVTLLGDAAHPMAPAMGQGANTTFEDAYELQECFCQSANFQEALTSYEQRRIERTKIIQARSALGEMRYFDANTVVSNGQQERQMSLNDDFHKWLYDYKPSVIS, from the coding sequence ATGAATACAAAGCCAACTCAGAAATTATCCAAACCCATAGTGGAAAAAGTTGCCATTGTCGGTGCTGGTCCAGGTGGATTGGCTGCTGCTATAGCACTGAGAAGCCAAGGGATAGACGTTCAAGTGTACGAAAAAGCCCAAGAATTTCGTCCGGCGGGAACTGGACTAGGACTAGCTCCAAATGGCTTGAGTTCTCTAGATGCGATCGCACCGGGAATTGTCGAAACCCTCAAAGGTTCAGGGTGTGAGGTTCACCACACAGTTTTAAAGAATATTCAGGGAGAAACAATCCGGGCTAACGCAACCAAATACTTAGAGCAATATGGACAGCCATTATTGACTATTTGGTGGTATCGTCTACAGCAAGTCTTAGCGTCTAGATTGCCATCTGACATCATTCACCTCAATCATCATTGTATCGGCTTTGAGCAAGATGAAAACAGTGTGGAAATTCATTTTGATGGTGAAAAATCGATATATGCAGATTTGCTGATTGGCGCTGATGGCGTTAACTCTGTAATTAGAGAAACTTTATTTGGCGAGGGTAAGCCTAATTATATTGGTAGTATGTGTTGGCGTGCCGTCATTAAGTATCACCACGAGCTATTTAATGACTATGAATTAGTTTTTGTCAAAGGCAATCAACAGTTTATGTACCTTCTGAATGTGGGCGGCGGCTATACCAGTTGGATTAGTCGGAAGTTCTCGCCTGAGTACTCTCTTTCCCACAGCGCCGATGAAGTAAAATCTCGCATTCTCTCTGAATTAGCTGATTGGGATGAATCTTTTCAGGTGGTGGTACAAGCGACACCAGCCGAGCAAATTTGGGAGGGGCCGATTTGCGATCGCCCACCGTTAACTCACTGGAGTCAAGGTAGAGTTACACTCTTAGGCGATGCTGCCCATCCAATGGCACCTGCTATGGGACAGGGAGCCAATACCACTTTTGAAGATGCTTATGAACTGCAAGAGTGTTTTTGTCAATCAGCTAATTTTCAAGAAGCTTTAACTAGCTACGAACAGCGTCGCATTGAGCGCACAAAAATCATCCAAGCTCGTAGTGCTTTGGGTGAGATGCGCTACTTCGATGCCAACACCGTAGTATCTAATGGGCAACAGGAGCGGCAAATGAGCCTTAATGATGATTTTCATAAATGGTTGTATGATTACAAGCCATCTGTAATAAGTTAA
- a CDS encoding MFS transporter produces MITSKSHFNILWVQIWVLAVVQGAITLTWLIYNIYLPQLLTQFGFPASLAVALVLFENALGAVLEPLMGGLSDQARRWVGTRFPFISVGMILASALFIAIPCVVSLIPPTTIMRSLLPIVLVAWALAMTIFRSPAMCLLGMYSTPAQLPLAVSVVTLAGGMIGAFKPISYKFILSLGPVYTFAIGSFVMLGAAAVLRLVNPPEAVVDRHQAEVVKLPLEKLALILGTGFGVAWGIRFLMDVLGKVLKTQLNTDNIDVLMVWIGLAIAIASIPAGIFAVKIGNRQAMLCGICAIVPSLLIMISVGVQIPIILLIVAGFSLIVNGAIPFALGLVPQQWAGLGIGTYFGGFALAMSLFGIIFTQPQAITPFIGAIGGALAFLFAGVCIAVSGFLETYGRLRLPEE; encoded by the coding sequence ATGATTACCTCAAAATCTCATTTCAATATTTTATGGGTGCAAATTTGGGTGTTGGCAGTAGTGCAGGGAGCAATTACTCTCACCTGGTTAATTTATAATATATATTTGCCACAACTTTTGACTCAGTTTGGTTTTCCTGCCTCACTAGCAGTTGCCTTGGTGCTATTTGAAAATGCCTTGGGTGCTGTGCTGGAACCTCTAATGGGTGGACTGTCAGACCAAGCTAGACGCTGGGTAGGGACTCGGTTTCCCTTCATCTCAGTAGGTATGATTCTGGCATCGGCTTTGTTCATTGCCATACCATGCGTTGTGAGCTTAATTCCGCCTACTACCATAATGCGATCGCTCTTACCTATAGTATTGGTAGCCTGGGCATTAGCAATGACAATATTTCGTTCTCCAGCGATGTGTTTGTTGGGAATGTATTCTACACCAGCCCAGTTACCTTTAGCAGTAAGTGTTGTCACTTTAGCCGGTGGTATGATTGGGGCTTTTAAACCAATAAGCTATAAGTTTATTCTGAGCTTAGGGCCAGTTTATACTTTTGCGATCGGTTCTTTCGTTATGCTGGGGGCGGCGGCTGTGTTGCGGTTAGTCAATCCTCCAGAAGCAGTAGTGGATAGACACCAAGCAGAAGTAGTCAAGTTGCCTTTAGAGAAATTGGCTTTGATTTTAGGAACTGGTTTTGGTGTAGCGTGGGGTATCCGATTTCTGATGGATGTCTTGGGTAAAGTACTAAAAACCCAACTGAATACTGATAATATTGATGTGCTTATGGTGTGGATCGGATTAGCGATCGCAATTGCCAGCATACCTGCTGGGATCTTCGCCGTCAAAATTGGTAATCGTCAAGCAATGCTTTGTGGGATCTGTGCGATCGTTCCCTCATTACTGATAATGATATCTGTGGGCGTACAAATTCCGATAATTCTATTAATCGTTGCTGGCTTTAGTTTAATTGTCAACGGGGCTATTCCTTTTGCTTTAGGATTAGTACCCCAGCAGTGGGCGGGATTAGGAATTGGGACGTATTTTGGTGGGTTTGCTTTAGCAATGAGTTTGTTTGGTATTATATTTACCCAACCGCAAGCAATAACACCTTTTATCGGTGCGATTGGGGGTGCATTGGCGTTTTTGTTCGCTGGTGTTTGCATTGCGGTGAGTGGCTTTTTGGAAACCTATGGGCGGCTTCGCCTTCCCGAAGAGTAG